The following proteins are encoded in a genomic region of Bosea beijingensis:
- the aroQ gene encoding type II 3-dehydroquinate dehydratase has product MSRLVYVLNGPNLNLLGKRQPHIYGHETLADVERDCRKLAEELKLELRFHQSNREYELIDWIHEAREDGVGIVINPAAFTHTSVALLDALNTFEGPVIECHISQVHKREAFRHHSYVSMRSDGVIAGFGTQGYQLGLRRIAKLIDDQAA; this is encoded by the coding sequence ATGTCACGCCTCGTCTATGTCCTGAACGGCCCGAACCTGAACCTGCTCGGCAAGCGCCAGCCACATATTTACGGGCACGAGACCCTCGCCGATGTCGAGCGCGACTGCCGCAAGCTCGCCGAGGAGCTGAAGCTCGAACTGCGCTTCCACCAGTCCAACCGCGAATACGAATTGATCGACTGGATTCACGAGGCGCGCGAGGACGGCGTCGGCATCGTCATCAACCCCGCCGCCTTCACGCATACTTCGGTCGCGCTGCTCGACGCGCTCAACACCTTCGAGGGGCCGGTGATCGAGTGCCATATCTCGCAGGTGCATAAGCGCGAGGCCTTCCGGCACCATTCGTATGTTTCCATGCGTTCCGACGGCGTCATCGCCGGCTTCGGCACGCAAGGCTACCAGCTCGGCTTGCGGCGCATCGCCAAGCTGATCGACGATCAGGCCGCGTGA
- a CDS encoding amino acid ABC transporter ATP-binding protein, whose protein sequence is MIAMTHVEKWYGEFKALTDINLSVRKGERIVLCGPSGSGKSTLIRCINHLETYQKGEIKVGGTRLGDDAKTIDAVRREVGMVFQHFNLFPHMSVLENCMLAPMRSLGASKAEAEETARKFLGRVKILEQAEKYPAQLSGGQQQRVAIARALCMKPKVMLFDEPTSALDPEMVKEVLDTMIGLAEEGMTMICVTHEMGFARQVANRVIFMASGAIVEEAPPEEFFHNPRHERTRKFLGEILSKH, encoded by the coding sequence ATGATCGCCATGACGCATGTCGAGAAATGGTATGGCGAGTTCAAGGCCCTGACCGACATCAACCTTTCGGTCCGTAAGGGCGAGCGTATCGTTCTTTGCGGGCCGTCGGGCTCCGGCAAGTCGACGCTGATCCGCTGCATCAACCATCTGGAGACCTATCAGAAGGGCGAGATCAAAGTCGGCGGCACCAGACTCGGCGACGATGCGAAGACCATCGACGCGGTGCGCCGCGAGGTCGGCATGGTCTTCCAGCATTTCAACCTGTTCCCGCATATGAGCGTGCTTGAGAATTGCATGCTGGCGCCGATGCGCTCGCTCGGCGCCAGCAAGGCGGAGGCGGAGGAAACCGCCCGCAAGTTCCTTGGCCGGGTCAAGATCCTGGAACAGGCGGAGAAATATCCGGCCCAGCTCTCCGGCGGCCAGCAGCAGCGCGTCGCCATTGCCAGGGCGCTCTGCATGAAGCCAAAGGTCATGCTGTTCGACGAGCCGACCTCCGCGCTCGACCCCGAGATGGTCAAGGAGGTGCTCGACACCATGATCGGCCTCGCCGAGGAGGGCATGACCATGATCTGCGTCACCCATGAGATGGGCTTCGCCCGGCAAGTGGCGAACCGCGTCATCTTCATGGCCTCCGGCGCCATCGTCGAGGAAGCGCCGCCGGAGGAGTTCTTCCACAACCCGCGCCACGAGCGGACGCGCAAGTTCCTCGGCGAAATCCTCAGCAAGCACTGA